The following proteins are encoded in a genomic region of Dyadobacter sp. UC 10:
- the rsgA gene encoding ribosome small subunit-dependent GTPase A, which yields MGLNRGLVLRSTGSWYEVRDDTDGHIWQCRLKGKFKALGLKVTNPIAVGDFVRFEIEDEGENFGIIHEILPRENYVIRQSVHKTAHAHLLAANVDQAILIATLVFPRTSLGFIDRFLVAIESFRIPGVLVFNKQDLLNDEMKEFQAELMELYESLGYRCLAVTALGQTGLEHFSELLQGKVSLLSGHSGVGKSTLVNAIAPGLSIKTQEVSTFANKGVHTTTFAEMFELGEGTYIIDSPGIKELGLADMKPEEISHYFPEMRELLNQCRFNNCQHINEPGCAVKTAVTEGEIALSRYESYLSMVGGGDNRK from the coding sequence ATGGGCTTGAACAGAGGATTGGTACTGCGATCAACCGGCTCATGGTACGAGGTACGTGACGATACGGACGGCCATATATGGCAGTGCAGATTAAAAGGAAAATTTAAGGCACTGGGATTGAAAGTAACCAATCCGATCGCCGTTGGTGATTTCGTCAGATTTGAAATAGAAGATGAAGGAGAGAATTTCGGCATAATCCATGAGATATTGCCTAGGGAGAATTATGTGATCCGGCAATCGGTGCATAAAACAGCCCATGCGCATTTACTGGCAGCGAATGTGGATCAGGCGATATTGATCGCGACGCTGGTATTTCCAAGGACTTCACTCGGCTTCATCGACCGTTTTCTGGTCGCGATCGAATCCTTCCGCATTCCGGGCGTATTGGTTTTTAACAAACAGGATCTGCTGAATGATGAAATGAAGGAGTTTCAGGCAGAACTGATGGAGCTTTATGAAAGTCTGGGATACCGCTGTCTCGCAGTCACGGCATTGGGTCAAACCGGGCTGGAACACTTTTCGGAACTGCTTCAAGGCAAGGTTTCGCTGCTTTCCGGGCATTCGGGGGTAGGTAAGTCCACATTGGTGAATGCCATCGCGCCGGGGCTTTCGATTAAAACCCAGGAGGTTTCAACTTTTGCTAACAAGGGTGTACATACGACGACTTTTGCTGAGATGTTCGAGCTTGGGGAGGGCACTTATATCATTGATTCACCTGGTATTAAGGAGCTTGGGCTGGCTGATATGAAGCCGGAAGAAATCAGCCATTATTTCCCCGAAATGCGTGAATTGTTAAATCAGTGCAGGTTCAACAACTGCCAGCATATCAACGAGCCCGGCTGTGCTGTGAAGACAGCCGTTACCGAAGGCGAAATCGCTTTGAGCAGGTATGAAAGCTATCTGAGCATGGTTGGGGGAGGAGATAACAGGAAGTAG
- a CDS encoding ROK family transcriptional regulator, with product MNLVAEEPNSVIDIRKNRVKSNLLLHLYQNGDTSINRMARLFHASIPSATGIVNDLIREGWITETGTGPARAGRPPVLYGLNARKYLTVIMDINRHDTQLVVFDLHNQLIIKKKVDIRLDDSATFLEQLFDFADDFLASNNISSSKLWGIGVSMPGLINSSQGVNLTYLNLTPPGVPLVAHLRNHFRLPVCLFNDTKATTIGEHRFGLAMQKSQVLTINIDWGVGLGIIINGEVFNGASGFAGELGHIQVKPDGMLCHCGKVGCLDTITSAMALIRQAKEGIAAGRATILTQIVNNDLDLLETSHLIEAVHAGDEFSIDLLSNVGTELGKGLATAVHLFNPEVIIVGGLLAEAGPFISNPIEQAINKYCLSDFKNSLTLHISKLGAKARLLGTQAHLFEHLIVKEFP from the coding sequence ATGAATCTAGTTGCCGAAGAACCGAATTCGGTTATTGACATTCGTAAGAACCGTGTCAAGAGCAATCTTTTGCTTCATTTATATCAAAACGGCGACACTTCGATCAACAGAATGGCGCGGCTGTTTCATGCCAGTATTCCTTCTGCTACCGGGATCGTCAATGACCTTATCCGGGAAGGATGGATTACCGAAACAGGTACCGGCCCTGCCCGGGCAGGACGCCCGCCTGTGCTTTACGGCCTGAATGCCAGGAAGTACCTGACGGTCATCATGGATATTAACAGGCATGATACGCAGCTCGTCGTTTTTGATCTTCATAATCAGCTTATAATTAAAAAGAAGGTAGATATACGCCTGGACGATTCAGCTACTTTTTTGGAGCAGTTGTTCGACTTTGCCGACGATTTTCTGGCTTCCAACAATATCAGTTCCAGTAAGCTTTGGGGAATCGGGGTTTCCATGCCCGGCCTCATTAACTCGTCGCAGGGAGTTAACCTCACATATCTTAACCTCACACCACCGGGCGTCCCGCTGGTCGCTCATCTGAGAAACCATTTCAGGCTGCCTGTTTGCTTATTTAACGATACCAAAGCTACCACGATCGGCGAGCACCGTTTCGGTCTTGCAATGCAAAAATCGCAGGTACTTACGATCAATATCGACTGGGGCGTTGGTCTGGGCATTATCATCAACGGAGAGGTCTTTAACGGTGCTTCCGGGTTTGCCGGTGAGCTGGGCCATATTCAGGTTAAGCCAGATGGTATGCTTTGTCACTGCGGCAAAGTCGGCTGCCTCGACACAATTACTTCCGCTATGGCGCTCATTCGCCAGGCAAAAGAAGGGATTGCAGCCGGCAGGGCTACAATTTTGACCCAGATCGTCAACAATGATCTTGATCTGCTGGAAACAAGTCATCTGATTGAAGCTGTGCACGCAGGCGACGAATTTTCAATTGACCTGCTGAGTAATGTGGGAACGGAGCTTGGCAAAGGGCTGGCTACGGCTGTCCATCTTTTCAACCCGGAAGTGATCATAGTAGGTGGATTACTTGCCGAGGCGGGTCCATTTATTTCCAATCCGATTGAACAGGCGATCAACAAATACTGCCTGTCCGACTTTAAGAACTCTTTGACACTGCACATCTCCAAACTGGGTGCAAAAGCGCGGCTGCTTGGTACGCAGGCTCATTTGTTCGAACACCTTATTGTTAAAGAGTTTCCATAA
- a CDS encoding 3-deoxy-D-manno-octulosonic acid transferase, whose protein sequence is MSKIIYQAAINLFASLIRVAAPFNKKIQSGVEGRRNVFENLQKALAAREGKKPVAWFHAASLGEFEQGRPVMEAYKLAYPDHFLLLTFFSPSGYEVRKNYTGADFVCYLPIDTHANAARFVQIVKPRIAFFIKYEFWLNYLQELKKSDAYILSFSSIFRPGQIYFKPQGFLHRDMLGAVDHLFVQNEQSVSMLRQIGITACSIAGDTRFDRVKEIALKARDLPEIAAFTNYQTCLVAGSVWEADMQVLIPVLNRFEAQLKAIIAPHEIKKDEIGDWRKQLAGKSVLYSELHSVTDLSAYSYLIIDNVGMLSSLYKYGQMAFIGGAFGVGLHNILEAATFGLPVIFGDKSYRRFQEAVDLIALGGAFPVSGVASAEQIIGDFLANDSKRATAGRISETYVASGTGATEIIMGKVKQIIG, encoded by the coding sequence TTGAGTAAAATAATCTATCAGGCAGCAATCAATCTCTTCGCTTCACTTATCAGGGTTGCTGCACCGTTTAACAAAAAAATACAATCAGGCGTAGAAGGCAGGCGCAATGTGTTTGAGAATTTGCAAAAAGCTCTTGCTGCCCGCGAAGGCAAGAAACCTGTAGCGTGGTTTCATGCCGCTTCTCTGGGGGAATTCGAGCAGGGAAGACCGGTGATGGAGGCATATAAATTGGCCTATCCGGATCATTTTCTTTTGCTGACTTTTTTTTCGCCATCGGGGTATGAGGTCAGGAAAAATTACACCGGCGCCGATTTCGTGTGTTACCTTCCCATAGATACGCATGCAAATGCTGCCCGTTTTGTGCAGATTGTGAAACCGAGGATCGCGTTTTTTATCAAGTACGAGTTTTGGCTTAATTACCTGCAGGAGCTCAAAAAAAGCGACGCATACATTCTTTCTTTTTCGTCCATTTTCAGACCGGGTCAGATCTATTTTAAGCCACAGGGATTTCTGCACCGGGACATGCTCGGCGCTGTCGATCATCTTTTTGTGCAAAATGAACAGTCGGTATCCATGCTCCGCCAGATCGGTATCACAGCCTGCAGTATCGCGGGGGACACCCGGTTCGACAGGGTAAAGGAAATCGCCTTGAAGGCGCGTGACCTGCCTGAGATCGCAGCTTTCACAAATTACCAGACCTGCCTGGTCGCCGGCTCAGTCTGGGAAGCCGATATGCAGGTTTTGATTCCGGTCCTGAACCGTTTTGAGGCACAGCTCAAAGCAATTATCGCGCCCCATGAAATTAAAAAGGACGAAATCGGAGACTGGCGGAAACAGCTTGCCGGAAAGTCTGTTTTATATTCGGAACTTCATTCGGTTACTGATTTAAGTGCGTACAGTTACCTGATCATCGACAATGTGGGAATGCTTTCGTCTTTGTACAAGTACGGACAAATGGCATTTATTGGCGGAGCTTTCGGGGTGGGCCTGCATAACATTCTGGAAGCCGCTACCTTCGGGCTACCTGTGATTTTTGGCGATAAAAGTTACCGGCGTTTTCAGGAGGCAGTTGACCTGATAGCGCTGGGAGGCGCATTCCCGGTGTCAGGAGTGGCTTCCGCAGAGCAAATAATAGGTGATTTTCTTGCAAACGATTCGAAAAGGGCCACAGCAGGGCGCATTTCTGAAACCTATGTGGCGTCGGGCACTGGCGCCACAGAAATTATCATGGGCAAGGTGAAACAAATCATCGGTTGA
- the lipA gene encoding lipoyl synthase, with amino-acid sequence MIELPVIPSERKRRPDWLRVKLPAGPEFRKVRQLVDNYKLHTICESGSCPNMGECWGAGTATFMILGNVCTRSCSFCAVATGRPNEYDTDEPRRVAEAIKLMQVKHAVITSVNRDELKDKGAEIWYQTVRQVKENTPETTIETLIPDVKSNWEALIHMIEAGQEVVSHNMETVERLYRAVRPQAKYARSLEQIKRTKEYGQRTKSGIMLGLGETVDEVYKAMDDLAENGLDILTLGQYLQPTKMHHEVIEWITPEMFENYKEEGLKRGLKYVESGPLVRSSYHAERHVNVPI; translated from the coding sequence ATGATTGAATTACCAGTTATTCCATCGGAACGTAAAAGACGCCCCGACTGGTTGAGAGTTAAACTTCCCGCAGGACCAGAATTCCGGAAAGTAAGGCAGCTTGTCGACAATTATAAGCTCCACACCATCTGCGAAAGCGGAAGCTGTCCCAATATGGGCGAATGCTGGGGAGCGGGAACAGCTACATTTATGATCCTGGGCAACGTTTGTACCAGGAGCTGCAGCTTTTGCGCAGTAGCCACCGGCCGCCCTAACGAATACGACACCGACGAGCCCCGGCGTGTTGCAGAGGCGATTAAGCTTATGCAGGTAAAACATGCAGTAATCACATCTGTAAACCGCGATGAGCTGAAAGACAAGGGTGCCGAGATCTGGTACCAGACAGTAAGACAGGTAAAGGAAAATACGCCCGAGACAACGATAGAAACGCTGATCCCGGATGTAAAAAGCAACTGGGAGGCATTGATCCACATGATTGAGGCTGGCCAGGAGGTCGTATCTCATAATATGGAAACGGTAGAACGTTTATACCGCGCGGTGAGGCCGCAAGCTAAATATGCCCGCAGCCTCGAACAGATCAAACGTACCAAGGAATATGGTCAGCGGACTAAATCCGGGATTATGCTTGGACTCGGTGAGACCGTAGACGAAGTGTACAAAGCAATGGACGATCTGGCAGAAAACGGTCTTGATATATTGACATTAGGCCAATATCTCCAGCCAACTAAAATGCACCACGAAGTAATCGAGTGGATCACGCCTGAAATGTTTGAAAACTACAAAGAAGAGGGTTTGAAACGTGGCCTGAAATATGTGGAGTCCGGGCCGCTAGTCCGGTCCAGCTACCATGCTGAGCGACATGTTAATGTCCCTATTTAA
- the metK gene encoding methionine adenosyltransferase, which translates to MPYLFTSESVSEGHPDKVADQISDALIDNFLAWDTDSKVACETLVTTGQVVLAGEVKTNTYLDVQKITREVIRRIGYTKSEYMFEANSCGILSAIHDQSADINQGVDRAVSSSSFEDKANAQGAGDQGMMFGYATRETENYMPLALDLAHKILQEMSAIRNNELSLIPYLRPDAKSQVTIEYSDDNVPQRIDTIVVSTQHDDFDSEEAMLAKIKQDIISIVIPRVKSKLTPELQKLFTGEITYHINPTGKFVIGGPHGDTGLTGRKIIVDTYGGKGAHGGGAFSGKDPSKVDRSAAYATRHIAKNMVASGLCDEVLVQVSYAIGVAKPCGLYINTYGTAKVSDNDGVIAEKIGEIFDLRPYAIEQRLKLRNPMYSETAAYGHMGRKNEVVKKSFKGANGEEKEVEVELFTWEKLDFVDAIKEKFSI; encoded by the coding sequence ATGCCGTACTTATTCACCTCGGAGTCCGTATCTGAAGGACACCCCGACAAGGTAGCAGATCAAATATCAGATGCACTCATTGATAATTTTTTAGCCTGGGATACCGACAGCAAAGTGGCTTGCGAAACACTGGTAACTACCGGTCAGGTGGTGCTGGCAGGCGAAGTCAAAACGAACACCTATCTTGACGTTCAGAAGATCACGAGAGAGGTAATCAGAAGGATTGGTTATACAAAAAGCGAGTACATGTTTGAGGCTAATTCCTGCGGAATTTTGTCTGCAATTCATGATCAGAGCGCGGATATTAACCAGGGTGTGGACCGTGCGGTATCTTCTTCCAGTTTTGAAGATAAAGCTAATGCACAAGGCGCTGGCGACCAGGGAATGATGTTCGGTTACGCTACCCGCGAAACTGAAAATTACATGCCTCTTGCGCTTGACCTGGCACATAAGATACTTCAGGAAATGTCGGCTATCCGTAACAACGAATTAAGCCTGATTCCTTACCTGCGCCCTGATGCGAAATCGCAGGTGACGATTGAATACAGCGACGATAACGTACCTCAGCGTATTGATACGATCGTTGTTTCTACGCAGCACGATGATTTCGATTCCGAAGAAGCAATGCTTGCAAAAATCAAGCAGGATATTATCAGTATTGTAATCCCACGCGTGAAGTCCAAGCTGACTCCTGAATTGCAGAAACTGTTCACCGGAGAGATCACTTACCATATTAACCCAACGGGTAAATTCGTAATCGGTGGCCCTCACGGAGATACCGGCCTGACGGGAAGAAAGATCATCGTTGACACTTACGGCGGTAAAGGTGCGCACGGTGGTGGTGCATTTTCCGGAAAAGATCCATCCAAAGTGGATCGTTCGGCAGCTTATGCCACACGCCACATTGCCAAAAACATGGTTGCATCAGGTCTTTGCGACGAAGTGCTTGTCCAGGTATCTTACGCGATCGGGGTCGCCAAGCCTTGCGGGTTGTATATCAATACTTACGGAACTGCGAAAGTAAGTGACAACGACGGCGTTATCGCTGAGAAAATCGGCGAAATCTTTGACTTGCGTCCGTATGCAATCGAGCAGAGATTGAAACTCCGCAACCCAATGTATTCTGAAACAGCCGCTTACGGTCATATGGGTCGTAAGAACGAAGTGGTAAAGAAATCTTTCAAAGGAGCGAACGGCGAAGAGAAGGAAGTGGAAGTAGAGCTTTTCACCTGGGAAAAATTAGATTTTGTTGATGCGATTAAGGAGAAGTTTTCGATCTGA